A single genomic interval of Mycobacterium sp. DL592 harbors:
- a CDS encoding TIGR03668 family PPOX class F420-dependent oxidoreductase — protein MTERFASAPVARLATVTPEGRPHVVPIVFAVDGDVIYTAVDGKPKSTQRLRRLANIAANPSVSVLVDHYGDDWSQLWWVRADGVASIVADGPEFDRGVRLLRAKYPQYESVSLDGPALVVTVQKWTSWPG, from the coding sequence GTGACCGAGCGGTTCGCCTCCGCACCCGTCGCGCGGCTGGCGACGGTGACACCCGAGGGCCGTCCGCACGTGGTGCCGATCGTGTTCGCCGTCGACGGCGACGTCATCTACACCGCGGTCGACGGCAAACCGAAGTCCACGCAGCGGCTGCGCAGGCTGGCCAATATCGCGGCCAATCCATCGGTGAGTGTGCTGGTCGACCACTACGGCGACGACTGGTCCCAGCTGTGGTGGGTACGGGCCGACGGTGTCGCCTCGATCGTGGCGGACGGACCCGAGTTCGACCGGGGCGTGAGGTTGTTGCGGGCGAAATACCCTCAGTATGAATCGGTTTCACTCGACGGTCCGGCGCTGGTGGTGACGGTGCAGAAGTGGACGTCCTGGCCGGGTTGA
- a CDS encoding inorganic phosphate transporter, producing the protein MSAEMIILVLLIATALAFDFTNGFHDTGNAMATSIATGALKPKTAVLLAGILNLVGAFLSVEVAVTVTTSVLKVQDSKTGHLLPNIDASMGLTIIFAGLIGGILWNLLTWLFGIPSSSSHALFGGLIGAGLAALGMAGVNWKGVTEKVLIPAVAAPVIAGVVAACGTWLVYRITRKVLARRREEGFRWGQIATASLVALAHGTNDAQKTMGVIALALITTGHLTGDVKKDGLPFWIILSCALAIGLGTYIGGWRVIRTLGKGLVEIESPQGLAAEASSAAIILSSSAAGMALSTTHVATGSILGSGVGKPGAEVRWAVAGRMAVAWLVTLPAAALVGALSYWLSDAVKSLTSSQLAGDGLIFVILVGLSFYMWWRAQQQKVDSSNVNADWDTSTNSVVPAEVREATKVAKPTSPKASV; encoded by the coding sequence ATGAGCGCCGAGATGATCATCCTGGTGCTGTTGATTGCGACAGCACTGGCATTCGATTTCACCAATGGGTTCCATGACACCGGTAACGCCATGGCCACCTCGATCGCCACAGGGGCGCTGAAGCCCAAGACAGCGGTGCTCCTCGCGGGCATCCTGAACCTGGTCGGCGCCTTCCTGTCGGTCGAGGTCGCTGTCACGGTCACCACGTCCGTGCTGAAGGTGCAGGACTCGAAGACCGGTCACCTGCTGCCGAACATCGATGCGTCGATGGGGCTCACGATCATCTTCGCGGGCCTGATCGGCGGCATTCTGTGGAACCTGCTGACCTGGCTGTTCGGCATCCCGTCCAGCTCGTCTCACGCGCTGTTCGGCGGCTTGATCGGCGCCGGCCTGGCCGCGCTCGGGATGGCGGGTGTCAACTGGAAGGGCGTCACCGAGAAGGTGCTCATCCCGGCGGTTGCCGCACCGGTCATCGCCGGCGTCGTCGCAGCGTGCGGGACCTGGTTGGTGTACCGGATCACCCGCAAGGTGCTCGCGCGTCGCCGCGAGGAGGGCTTCCGGTGGGGCCAGATCGCGACGGCGTCGCTGGTCGCGCTCGCCCACGGCACCAATGACGCACAGAAGACCATGGGCGTGATCGCGCTGGCGCTGATCACCACGGGTCACCTTACCGGCGACGTGAAGAAGGACGGTCTGCCGTTCTGGATCATCCTCTCCTGCGCCTTGGCCATCGGCCTCGGTACCTACATCGGCGGCTGGCGCGTCATCCGGACGCTCGGTAAGGGCCTGGTGGAGATCGAGTCCCCCCAGGGCCTGGCTGCTGAGGCCTCCTCGGCCGCGATCATCCTGAGCTCCAGCGCGGCCGGTATGGCGCTGTCGACCACTCACGTCGCCACCGGCTCGATCCTGGGCAGCGGCGTGGGCAAGCCGGGGGCTGAGGTCCGCTGGGCAGTCGCCGGCCGGATGGCGGTGGCCTGGCTGGTCACCCTGCCGGCAGCTGCACTCGTCGGTGCACTGTCCTACTGGCTGTCCGACGCAGTGAAGTCCCTGACCTCCTCGCAGTTGGCAGGGGATGGCCTGATCTTCGTGATCCTGGTTGGGCTCTCGTTCTACATGTGGTGGCGGGCCCAGCAGCAGAAGGTCGACAGCAGCAACGTCAATGCGGACTGGGACACCTCCACCAACTC
- a CDS encoding alpha/beta fold hydrolase has protein sequence MGDLKYLDLHGDRVAYLDEGQGEVILLIHGMAGSSQTWRSVIRPLSRKYRVVAPDLLGHGNSAKPRSDYSLGAFAVSLRDLLDELGVAQATVVGHSLGGGVAMQFVYQHPDYAQRLILIGSGGLGPDVGWTLRLLSAPGAEFIMPIIAPPPVLSVGEKVRSLFAKMGIESPRGAEIWNAYSSFSDAETRQAFLRTLRSVVDFRGQSVSALNRLHVKANLPTMAIWGDQDAIIPVDHAYAAQATRPDVRLEVLTGVGHFPQVERPAEVVELIEDFIATEPGAVIEQPATPV, from the coding sequence ATGGGCGACCTGAAATATCTCGACCTGCACGGTGACCGCGTGGCCTACCTCGACGAAGGCCAGGGCGAGGTGATCCTGCTGATCCACGGCATGGCAGGCAGCTCGCAGACCTGGCGGTCGGTAATCCGGCCGCTGTCGCGCAAGTACCGCGTCGTGGCACCGGACCTGCTCGGGCACGGCAACTCCGCCAAACCGCGCAGCGACTACTCGCTGGGCGCGTTCGCGGTGTCACTGCGCGACCTGCTCGACGAGTTGGGCGTCGCGCAGGCCACCGTCGTCGGCCATTCGCTCGGCGGCGGGGTGGCCATGCAGTTCGTCTACCAGCATCCCGACTACGCCCAGCGCCTGATCCTGATCGGCAGCGGTGGGCTGGGTCCCGATGTCGGCTGGACCCTGCGACTGCTGTCGGCACCGGGAGCCGAGTTCATCATGCCGATCATCGCGCCACCGCCGGTGCTGTCGGTCGGCGAAAAGGTTCGCTCCCTGTTCGCCAAGATGGGGATCGAGTCGCCGCGCGGCGCCGAGATCTGGAACGCCTACAGCTCGTTCTCCGACGCCGAGACCCGGCAGGCGTTCCTGCGCACACTGCGCTCCGTGGTCGACTTCCGCGGTCAGTCGGTCAGCGCGTTGAACCGCTTGCACGTCAAGGCAAACCTGCCGACGATGGCGATCTGGGGCGACCAGGACGCGATCATCCCCGTCGACCACGCCTACGCCGCCCAGGCAACCCGGCCCGACGTCCGGCTGGAAGTGCTGACCGGTGTGGGGCACTTCCCCCAGGTCGAGCGGCCGGCCGAGGTCGTCGAGCTCATCGAGGACTTCATCGCCACCGAGCCGGGCGCCGTCATCGAGCAGCCCGCCACCCCGGTGTGA
- a CDS encoding DUF3349 domain-containing protein, which produces MSNFITKIVAWIKSGYPDGVPRPDQVPLFALLRRRLTDDEVKAVAQTLLDSGEFDHVDIGVLITEITDDLPSPEDVERVRAKLATYGWPLDDPRDSEEAE; this is translated from the coding sequence GTGTCCAATTTCATCACCAAGATCGTGGCCTGGATCAAATCCGGCTACCCCGACGGTGTTCCCCGCCCGGACCAGGTTCCACTGTTTGCGCTTCTGCGTCGTCGGCTCACCGACGACGAGGTCAAAGCCGTCGCGCAGACGCTTCTCGACAGCGGCGAGTTCGACCACGTCGACATCGGCGTCCTCATCACCGAGATCACCGATGACCTGCCCTCACCGGAGGACGTGGAGCGGGTCCGGGCCAAGCTGGCCACCTACGGCTGGCCGCTGGATGATCCGCGGGACAGTGAGGAAGCCGAATAA
- the menE gene encoding o-succinylbenzoate--CoA ligase, translating into MAALGGVLDGRDAPLVPIPAGDLRESELLTTSLRVGEEIDDDVALVVSTSGTTGTPKGAMLTPAALIASAAATHDRLGGPGTWLLALPTHHIAGIQVLVRSLQAGTVPVELDVSAGFDPTELPTAVAQLGSGRRYTSMVATQLAKALLDPEATAALAELDAVLLGGGPAPRPVLDGAAAAGIAVVRTYGSSETAGGCVYDGVPLDGVRIRLDDGTEPGEGRIVIGGPTLAKGYRNPPDPDPFAEAGWFHTDDLGMVDDNGRLVVLGRADEAISTGGLTVLPGPVEAVLSRHPAIADCAVFGVPDERLGQRVVAAVVVVPGAVEPSIDDIKDYLAHSLDSTAAPRELHIIDELPRRGIGKLDRRALRLRFENGGDLPGGYGW; encoded by the coding sequence CTGGCAGCGCTCGGGGGTGTCCTCGACGGGCGTGACGCCCCACTGGTTCCCATCCCTGCCGGAGATCTGCGGGAGAGCGAACTGCTGACGACCTCGTTGCGGGTCGGTGAAGAGATCGACGACGACGTCGCACTGGTGGTGTCGACGTCGGGCACCACCGGAACACCCAAGGGCGCGATGCTCACCCCGGCCGCACTGATCGCGAGCGCGGCGGCGACGCACGACCGCCTCGGCGGTCCGGGCACCTGGCTGCTGGCGCTGCCCACCCACCACATCGCCGGGATCCAGGTTCTGGTGCGCAGCCTGCAGGCCGGCACGGTGCCCGTCGAACTCGACGTCTCGGCGGGCTTCGACCCAACCGAATTGCCAACGGCGGTAGCCCAATTGGGCTCCGGTCGGCGTTACACCTCGATGGTGGCCACTCAGCTCGCCAAGGCGCTGCTGGATCCCGAAGCCACCGCGGCACTGGCTGAACTCGACGCTGTGCTGCTCGGCGGCGGGCCGGCCCCGCGACCGGTACTCGACGGCGCGGCGGCCGCCGGAATCGCGGTGGTGCGCACCTACGGTTCGAGCGAGACCGCCGGCGGCTGCGTCTACGACGGGGTTCCGCTCGACGGGGTGCGGATACGGCTGGACGACGGCACCGAGCCGGGCGAGGGACGCATCGTGATCGGCGGGCCGACACTGGCCAAGGGCTATCGCAACCCGCCTGACCCCGACCCGTTCGCCGAGGCGGGCTGGTTTCACACCGACGACCTCGGCATGGTCGACGACAACGGGCGGCTGGTGGTTCTGGGGCGCGCCGACGAAGCGATCAGCACCGGTGGGCTGACTGTGCTGCCCGGACCCGTCGAGGCCGTACTGTCGCGGCACCCGGCCATCGCCGACTGCGCGGTGTTCGGGGTGCCCGACGAACGTCTGGGTCAGCGGGTGGTGGCCGCGGTCGTCGTCGTCCCCGGCGCGGTCGAGCCGAGCATCGACGACATCAAGGACTACCTCGCCCACTCGCTGGATTCGACGGCCGCACCGCGGGAACTCCACATCATCGACGAACTGCCCCGCCGGGGCATCGGCAAGTTGGACCGCCGGGCATTGCGGCTCCGCTTCGAAAACGGCGGAGATTTGCCAGGCGGCTACGGTTGGTGA